The following are from one region of the Nocardia terpenica genome:
- the mscL gene encoding large conductance mechanosensitive channel protein MscL encodes MLKGFKDFLLRGNVIDLAVAVVMGTAFVAIVTAFTDGIVNPLLAIFGGTNDLGLGFRIVADKPATYVAVGPIITAAINFVIIAAILYLALVLPATKLRNRRVRDDAARTDTDLLREIRDLLAEGRESAGGRHES; translated from the coding sequence ATGCTGAAGGGTTTCAAGGACTTCCTGCTCCGTGGCAATGTGATCGATCTGGCGGTCGCGGTGGTCATGGGCACCGCATTCGTCGCGATCGTCACGGCGTTCACCGACGGCATCGTCAATCCGCTGCTCGCGATATTCGGGGGCACCAACGATCTCGGCTTGGGTTTCCGGATTGTCGCCGACAAGCCCGCGACCTATGTCGCGGTCGGCCCGATCATCACCGCGGCGATCAATTTCGTGATCATCGCGGCCATTCTCTACCTGGCGCTGGTACTCCCGGCGACCAAGCTGCGCAACCGCCGGGTGCGCGACGACGCGGCCCGCACCGACACCGATCTGCTGCGCGAAATCCGCGACCTGCTC
- a CDS encoding SAF domain-containing protein produces the protein MKRLRLDADLGREPLWEPLTRHRPAWADATLARRLLAAALVILAAVLVVRGDPAAHHVEVVVAARDLTPGRVLHADDLRRVSRTAGTVPGGAVHAESAVLGATLAGPVRGGEILTDLRVVGPRLAAVAAGVPEARIVPIKPADNAIADILRAGDRVDVVAAEESSGDSARAGPPRVLATDAAVVLVAGGEKERGATERVVLVALDSAHAVTVAGASLRSALTVVFH, from the coding sequence ATGAAGCGATTGCGTCTCGACGCCGACCTCGGTCGCGAGCCCCTGTGGGAGCCGCTGACCCGGCACCGGCCCGCCTGGGCCGACGCCACCCTGGCCCGCCGCCTGCTCGCGGCCGCCCTCGTGATCCTGGCCGCCGTGCTCGTCGTGCGCGGCGACCCGGCGGCACACCATGTCGAGGTGGTGGTCGCCGCCCGCGATCTCACCCCCGGCCGCGTGCTGCATGCCGACGATCTGCGCCGGGTGTCCCGCACCGCGGGCACCGTGCCCGGGGGCGCCGTGCACGCGGAGTCCGCGGTGCTCGGCGCGACCCTCGCCGGGCCGGTGCGCGGCGGCGAAATCCTCACCGACCTGCGGGTGGTCGGCCCACGCCTGGCGGCCGTCGCGGCCGGGGTGCCCGAGGCCCGGATCGTGCCGATCAAACCGGCCGACAACGCCATTGCCGACATCCTGCGCGCGGGCGACCGGGTCGACGTGGTCGCCGCCGAGGAATCCTCCGGCGATTCCGCCCGGGCCGGGCCGCCGCGCGTCCTCGCCACCGATGCCGCCGTGGTGCTGGTGGCCGGTGGCGAGAAGGAGCGCGGCGCAACCGAACGCGTCGTCCTGGTCGCGCTCGACTCCGCGCATGCCGTCACCGTCGCGGGTGCGTCGCTGCGCTCCGCGCTGACGGTGGTCTTCCATTAG
- a CDS encoding FmdB family zinc ribbon protein, with amino-acid sequence MPTYSYQCTQCGDKFDIVQSFSDDALTTCEKCDGKLRKLFNSVGIVFKGSGFYRTDSRNGSSTASEPAKPSSSSNGSSGSESSSGSSGSASASTAASSSTASAGSAA; translated from the coding sequence GTGCCTACTTACTCGTATCAATGCACGCAGTGTGGCGACAAGTTCGACATCGTGCAGTCGTTCTCCGACGATGCCCTCACCACCTGCGAGAAGTGCGACGGTAAGCTGCGCAAGCTCTTCAACTCGGTCGGCATCGTCTTCAAGGGCAGCGGGTTCTACCGCACCGACAGCCGCAACGGATCGTCCACCGCGAGCGAACCGGCCAAGCCGTCGTCGAGCTCCAACGGGTCGTCCGGCTCGGAGTCGTCGTCGGGTTCGTCCGGCTCCGCGAGCGCCTCGACCGCGGCGAGCAGCAGCACGGCCTCGGCGGGCAGCGCGGCCTGA
- a CDS encoding 5-formyltetrahydrofolate cyclo-ligase: protein MTAVDGRDKQEWRSELSAHRAAVPAQVREAEARALAAAMAEAIAGLPEGGWVAAYVPVGGEPGAVAGLDALRAAEARVLLPVTGPPGPLDWAEYTGADSLQRARYGLLEPAGPRLGSDAIAWARVIFVPALAVDRRGVRLGRGAGYYDRTLPAAHPRARTIVVIRDDELVERLPEEPHDLRMGWALTPRGGLRRLAGNR from the coding sequence ATGACGGCGGTCGACGGGCGGGACAAGCAGGAGTGGCGAAGCGAACTCTCGGCACACCGCGCGGCGGTGCCCGCGCAGGTGCGCGAGGCCGAGGCGCGCGCCCTCGCCGCGGCCATGGCCGAGGCGATCGCGGGCCTTCCGGAGGGCGGCTGGGTGGCCGCGTACGTGCCGGTGGGCGGCGAGCCGGGGGCGGTCGCGGGGCTCGACGCGCTGCGCGCGGCCGAGGCCCGGGTGCTGCTGCCGGTGACGGGTCCGCCGGGTCCGCTGGACTGGGCCGAATACACCGGGGCCGACTCGCTGCAACGCGCCCGCTACGGTTTGCTGGAACCGGCGGGACCGCGACTGGGGTCGGACGCGATCGCTTGGGCGCGAGTGATTTTCGTCCCCGCGCTGGCCGTGGATCGGCGCGGCGTGCGGCTCGGCCGGGGCGCGGGATACTACGACCGGACCCTGCCCGCGGCGCACCCCCGGGCCCGGACGATCGTGGTGATTCGCGACGACGAGCTGGTCGAGCGGCTGCCCGAGGAACCGCACGATCTGCGCATGGGCTGGGCGCTCACGCCGCGCGGCGGACTGCGGCGACTGGCCGGGAATCGGTGA
- a CDS encoding UTP--glucose-1-phosphate uridylyltransferase — protein MTADAGSAAPQPTSCFRTAVVPAAGLGTRFLPATKTVPKELLPVVDTPGIELVAAEAADSGANRLVIVTSPGKDGVVAHFVEDLVLESTLAERGKFQLLEKVRKAPGLLDVTSVVQEEPLGLGHAVAQAERALDPDEDALAVLLPDDLVLPSGVLDVMSRVRRKRGGSVLCAIDVPKDQVSAYGVFDVAPVPDAANPNVLRVNGMVEKPSLADAPSTYAAAGRYLLDRAIFDALRRIEPGAGGELQLTDAISLLIAEGHPVHVVVHRGSRHDLGNPGGYLRAAVDFALERDEYGPALRAWLERRLAPDWNPQLTSSE, from the coding sequence ATGACTGCTGACGCCGGATCGGCCGCGCCGCAGCCGACGTCCTGCTTCCGTACCGCGGTGGTGCCCGCGGCCGGACTCGGGACACGCTTCCTGCCCGCCACCAAGACCGTGCCGAAGGAGCTGCTGCCGGTGGTGGACACACCCGGCATCGAGCTCGTCGCCGCCGAGGCCGCCGACTCGGGCGCGAATCGCCTGGTTATCGTGACGTCGCCCGGAAAGGACGGCGTGGTCGCGCATTTCGTCGAGGACCTGGTGCTGGAGAGCACCCTCGCCGAGCGCGGCAAGTTCCAGCTGCTGGAGAAGGTGCGCAAGGCCCCGGGCCTGCTGGACGTGACCTCGGTGGTCCAGGAGGAGCCGCTGGGCCTCGGTCACGCGGTGGCCCAGGCCGAACGGGCGCTGGACCCCGACGAGGACGCCCTCGCCGTGCTGCTGCCCGACGACCTGGTGCTGCCCTCCGGCGTCCTGGACGTGATGAGCCGGGTGCGGCGCAAGCGCGGCGGTTCGGTGCTGTGCGCCATCGACGTCCCCAAGGATCAGGTCAGCGCCTACGGCGTCTTCGACGTGGCCCCGGTGCCCGACGCGGCCAATCCGAATGTGCTGCGCGTCAACGGCATGGTGGAGAAGCCGAGCCTGGCCGACGCGCCGTCCACCTACGCCGCGGCCGGGCGCTATCTGCTCGACCGCGCGATCTTCGACGCGCTGCGCCGCATCGAGCCCGGCGCGGGCGGCGAACTGCAGCTCACCGATGCCATTTCGCTGCTGATCGCCGAGGGCCATCCCGTTCATGTGGTGGTCCACCGTGGGTCGCGCCACGACCTGGGCAACCCTGGCGGTTATCTTCGTGCTGCGGTCGATTTCGCTTTGGAGCGTGACGAATACGGCCCCGCCCTGCGGGCGTGGCTGGAGCGTCGGCTCGCTCCCGACTGGAATCCGCAGCTGACCTCGTCCGAGTGA
- the glp gene encoding molybdotransferase-like divisome protein Glp, translating to MRSVEDQQIKVTAAAVAPRPVRVAISEAQGLLCAEDVVTERPLPGFDQAAIDGYAVRSVDVQGAGADIRDEDGNPVDLTLPVVGEVAAGSRQPIRLQPRQTVRVDTGAPLPTLADAVLPLDYTDGGRARLKVYEPVRSGDYVRRIGDDVQPGDIAVRAGTIIGAAQVGLLAAVGRDKVLVHPRPRLSVISIGGELVDIDRTPGPGQVYDVNSYALAAAARDAGADVNRVGIVSADPKRLRDVVEGQLVRSEVVVIAGAVGGWVSEQIREALEGLGELEVARVAMHPGSVQGFGRLGRDEVPTFLLPSNPVGALVVFEIMVRPLIRIALGRRQPMRRIVRARTIMPITSMSGRRGYLRAQLMRDEQSGDYLVQPLGVNGSSHLLSTLAEANSLIVLDPDVTDVRTGDEVQVAFLAQRG from the coding sequence ATGCGCTCGGTGGAGGACCAGCAGATCAAGGTGACCGCGGCGGCCGTGGCGCCGCGGCCCGTCCGGGTCGCGATCTCGGAGGCCCAGGGTCTGTTGTGCGCCGAGGACGTCGTGACCGAGCGGCCGCTGCCGGGCTTCGATCAGGCGGCCATCGATGGGTACGCGGTGCGCAGCGTGGATGTGCAGGGCGCCGGGGCCGATATCCGCGACGAGGACGGGAATCCGGTCGATCTCACGCTGCCGGTGGTGGGCGAGGTGGCCGCGGGCTCGCGCCAGCCGATCCGGTTACAGCCCCGCCAGACCGTGCGCGTCGACACCGGCGCGCCGCTGCCGACGCTGGCCGACGCGGTGTTGCCGCTGGACTACACCGACGGCGGGCGCGCTCGCCTCAAGGTGTACGAGCCGGTGCGCTCGGGCGACTACGTGCGCCGCATCGGCGACGACGTGCAGCCCGGCGATATCGCGGTGCGCGCGGGCACCATCATCGGCGCCGCGCAGGTGGGCCTGCTGGCCGCGGTCGGCCGCGACAAGGTGCTGGTGCATCCGCGCCCGCGGCTGTCGGTGATCTCGATCGGCGGGGAACTGGTCGACATCGACCGCACGCCCGGACCGGGGCAGGTCTACGACGTGAACTCCTACGCGCTGGCCGCGGCCGCGCGCGACGCCGGGGCGGACGTGAACCGGGTCGGCATCGTCAGCGCCGATCCCAAGCGGCTGCGAGATGTGGTGGAGGGCCAGCTGGTTCGCTCCGAGGTGGTGGTGATCGCCGGGGCGGTCGGCGGGTGGGTGTCGGAGCAGATCCGCGAGGCGCTGGAGGGCCTGGGCGAGCTGGAGGTCGCCCGCGTCGCCATGCATCCCGGCTCGGTGCAGGGCTTCGGCCGGCTCGGCCGCGACGAGGTGCCCACCTTCCTACTACCGTCGAATCCCGTTGGCGCGCTTGTGGTTTTCGAGATCATGGTGCGGCCGCTGATCCGCATCGCGCTGGGCCGCCGCCAGCCCATGCGCCGAATCGTGCGGGCGCGCACCATCATGCCGATCACCTCGATGTCGGGGCGGCGCGGATATCTGCGTGCCCAGCTCATGCGCGACGAGCAGAGCGGCGACTACCTGGTGCAGCCGCTCGGGGTGAACGGCTCCTCGCATCTGCTGTCGACGCTGGCCGAGGCGAACAGCCTCATCGTGCTGGACCCGGATGTCACCGATGTGCGCACGGGCGACGAGGTGCAGGTCGCCTTCCTCGCCCAGCGCGGGTAG
- a CDS encoding GNAT family N-acetyltransferase, translated as MNVFRATQHPGWPAHLGPVRVAAGRVTMRPIRLRDASAWARTRIRDRDHLEPWEPTGRGAWDARNHPSNWPSLWSSLKAEARRGAMIPLVIEVDGAFSGQLTIGNIVRGALRSAWIGYWVAKDVGGQGVATAALALGLDHCFGPVGLHRVEATVRPENLASQAVLRNVGFREEGLLRRYLDVDGAWRDHLLVAMTVEEISGTVVDRLIRSGRVTLP; from the coding sequence ATGAACGTGTTTCGGGCCACCCAGCACCCTGGGTGGCCCGCCCATCTGGGGCCGGTGCGGGTCGCGGCCGGGCGGGTCACCATGCGGCCGATCCGGCTGCGCGACGCCTCGGCCTGGGCCCGGACCCGGATTCGCGACCGCGACCACCTGGAGCCGTGGGAGCCGACCGGTCGCGGGGCCTGGGACGCGCGCAACCATCCGTCGAACTGGCCGTCGCTGTGGTCCAGCCTCAAGGCCGAGGCGCGGCGTGGGGCGATGATCCCGCTGGTCATCGAGGTCGACGGGGCCTTCAGCGGTCAGCTCACCATCGGCAATATCGTGCGCGGCGCGCTGCGCTCGGCCTGGATCGGCTACTGGGTGGCCAAGGACGTGGGCGGGCAGGGGGTCGCCACCGCCGCGCTGGCGCTGGGGCTGGACCACTGCTTCGGCCCGGTCGGCCTGCACCGGGTGGAGGCCACGGTGCGCCCGGAAAACCTTGCCAGCCAAGCGGTTCTGCGCAATGTCGGGTTCCGCGAGGAGGGCCTGCTGCGCCGCTACCTCGATGTCGACGGGGCCTGGCGCGACCATCTGCTGGTGGCCATGACCGTCGAGGAGATCTCCGGCACCGTGGTCGATCGCCTGATCCGGTCCGGCCGGGTCACCCTGCCGTAA
- the sepX gene encoding divisome protein SepX/GlpR, protein MPNSILWIGLVVLWVFVLFPMLADRHPRIRRTTDAALATRVLHRGGTRRRTTKGPAAGHESDPDWVPTRVQRKLPHGDDSEDRMTTSTDESVTEDDETARDDENSTMRAANDDGVREHDNAVREADSADDEAADEAEFADDPVRRDEEPEFVDQDSEFADEEPEFADNEPVASAMARIPPARSAARPERLSEDPADHEFDSADPDFVPSRRGRGGFDPEADAIARATRYRFRQRTALGLVLSLLLFGGFALAVSPMLWWGCGLSAALLVVYLFYLRRQVRMEEEIRRRRAARLARGRRASSEEPAAERPDRTGAPADRDSSRALRRRAVVLDVDDEDPMFDHLEPFDAAAARATRNRAAGGEIRRAAGE, encoded by the coding sequence ATGCCGAATTCGATCTTGTGGATCGGCCTGGTCGTGCTCTGGGTCTTCGTTCTGTTCCCGATGCTCGCGGACCGGCATCCACGCATCCGGCGCACGACCGACGCCGCCCTGGCCACCCGGGTACTGCATCGCGGCGGTACCAGACGTCGCACGACGAAGGGTCCGGCCGCCGGGCACGAATCCGACCCGGATTGGGTGCCGACCCGCGTGCAGAGAAAGCTTCCCCACGGCGATGATTCGGAGGATCGGATGACGACATCGACAGATGAGTCCGTCACCGAGGATGACGAGACCGCTCGCGACGACGAGAACTCGACCATGCGAGCCGCGAACGACGACGGTGTGCGCGAGCACGATAATGCTGTGCGCGAGGCCGATTCGGCCGACGACGAGGCGGCCGACGAGGCCGAATTCGCCGACGATCCGGTCCGCCGCGACGAGGAACCGGAATTCGTCGACCAGGACTCGGAATTTGCTGACGAAGAGCCGGAATTCGCCGACAATGAACCGGTGGCGAGCGCCATGGCCCGTATCCCTCCGGCCCGCTCCGCGGCGCGGCCCGAGCGCCTGTCCGAGGACCCGGCCGACCATGAATTCGATTCCGCGGACCCGGATTTCGTGCCGAGTCGGCGCGGTCGCGGCGGCTTCGACCCGGAGGCCGACGCGATCGCCCGCGCGACCCGGTACCGGTTCCGGCAGCGCACCGCGCTCGGGCTGGTGCTGAGCCTGCTGCTGTTCGGCGGGTTCGCGCTGGCGGTGTCGCCGATGCTGTGGTGGGGCTGTGGGCTGTCCGCGGCGTTATTGGTGGTGTACCTGTTCTACCTACGCCGCCAGGTGCGTATGGAGGAGGAGATCCGCCGCCGCCGGGCCGCCCGGCTGGCGCGTGGCCGCCGGGCGTCGAGCGAGGAGCCCGCGGCCGAACGCCCCGACCGGACCGGCGCACCCGCCGACCGCGACTCGTCCCGCGCCCTGCGCCGCCGGGCCGTGGTGCTCGATGTCGACGACGAGGACCCGATGTTCGACCACCTCGAACCCTTCGATGCCGCGGCCGCCCGCGCCACCCGCAACCGCGCCGCGGGCGGCGAAATCCGCCGCGCCGCAGGAGAATAG
- a CDS encoding TetR/AcrR family transcriptional regulator → MGARQAAARNPVGAEPNDRRRELLDRLADVIAEEGIEGVSIRTLAARAQVSIGTVQYYFATKNDLLQRVWEHVRDEAEQRFWASGVADLSPEQRLDAALTGMLIAPDSGDRLSRVWLALVARAAHDPDIAALHRAQWKRLEEVLSRALAAVNPARAAESPDAAAELLALLDGLAIAVLTEPTRMPATRATRIARAWTTTWTNGH, encoded by the coding sequence ATGGGCGCTAGGCAGGCCGCGGCCCGCAACCCGGTCGGCGCCGAGCCGAACGACCGCCGCCGCGAGCTGCTGGATCGGCTCGCCGACGTGATCGCCGAGGAGGGCATCGAGGGCGTCAGCATCCGCACCCTCGCCGCCCGCGCCCAGGTCTCGATCGGCACGGTCCAGTACTACTTCGCCACCAAGAACGATCTGCTGCAACGGGTGTGGGAGCACGTCCGCGACGAGGCGGAGCAGCGCTTCTGGGCCTCCGGGGTGGCCGACCTGTCCCCGGAACAACGACTCGACGCGGCACTCACCGGCATGCTCATCGCCCCCGACAGCGGCGACAGACTGTCCCGAGTGTGGCTGGCCCTGGTGGCCCGCGCCGCCCACGACCCGGACATCGCCGCCCTGCACCGAGCCCAATGGAAACGCCTGGAAGAGGTCCTATCCCGCGCCCTGGCCGCCGTAAACCCCGCCCGCGCCGCCGAATCCCCCGACGCCGCAGCCGAATTGCTGGCCCTCCTCGACGGCCTCGCCATAGCCGTCCTCACCGAACCAACCCGCATGCCCGCAACCCGCGCCACCCGCATAGCCCGCGCCTGGACCACCACCTGGACCAACGGTCACTGA
- a CDS encoding enolase C-terminal domain-like protein, translating to MAERLPIITGVRLTPILVSDPPLLNLSGVHQPYTPRLIVELDTDGGVPGLGETYGDTVYLERAAELGPELVGRSIGAITEIARIGGGEGRLLDAAPAASGLRGALTTDKVRASVVSAFEVAALDALGRRLGVPVHTLLGGKVRDRVDYCAYLFYKWAEHPGGDGPADDWGAALDPDGVLRLARKFVRHGGFRSFKLKGGVMAPEEEIAAVRALAAEFPGLPLRLDPNGGWSLRTALRVAAELGGIVEYLEDPVATVDGMAQVHRRTGIPLATNMIVTSMDEVLPAFERDAVQIVLSDHHFWGGLLATRDLAAVCRVHGRGLSMHSNTHLGISLAAMTHVAATVPELNSACDTHYPWQAEDVVTERFTFTDGAVTVGDAPGLGVDLDRDAVARLHERWKSLPQWRDRDDVAAMRRADPAYRPPDSSRF from the coding sequence ATGGCCGAGCGGCTTCCGATCATCACCGGGGTCCGGCTGACCCCGATCCTCGTCTCCGATCCGCCGCTGTTGAACCTGTCCGGCGTGCATCAGCCGTACACGCCGCGGCTGATCGTGGAGCTCGACACCGACGGCGGCGTGCCGGGGCTCGGCGAAACCTACGGCGACACCGTCTATCTGGAGCGGGCGGCGGAGCTGGGGCCGGAACTGGTGGGGCGTTCGATCGGCGCGATCACCGAGATCGCCCGGATCGGCGGGGGCGAGGGGCGACTGCTCGACGCCGCGCCCGCGGCCAGCGGCCTGCGGGGCGCGCTGACCACCGACAAGGTCAGGGCGAGTGTGGTGTCCGCGTTCGAGGTGGCCGCGCTGGACGCGCTCGGGCGGCGGCTCGGCGTGCCCGTGCACACGCTGCTCGGCGGTAAGGTGCGCGATCGGGTCGACTACTGCGCCTACCTGTTCTACAAGTGGGCCGAACATCCGGGCGGAGACGGTCCCGCCGACGACTGGGGCGCCGCGCTCGATCCCGACGGAGTGCTGCGGCTGGCCCGGAAGTTCGTCCGGCACGGCGGTTTTCGCTCGTTCAAGCTCAAGGGCGGGGTGATGGCCCCGGAGGAGGAGATCGCCGCCGTCCGCGCGCTGGCCGCCGAATTTCCCGGGCTGCCCCTACGTTTGGATCCCAATGGCGGCTGGTCGCTGCGCACCGCGTTGCGGGTCGCGGCGGAACTGGGCGGTATCGTCGAATATCTGGAGGATCCGGTCGCGACCGTCGACGGCATGGCGCAGGTGCACCGGCGGACCGGAATTCCGTTGGCCACCAATATGATCGTGACCTCGATGGACGAGGTGCTGCCCGCCTTCGAGCGGGACGCGGTGCAGATCGTGCTGTCCGACCATCACTTCTGGGGTGGGCTGCTTGCCACCCGCGACCTGGCCGCGGTGTGCAGGGTGCACGGCAGGGGGCTGTCCATGCACTCGAATACCCACCTCGGGATCAGCCTGGCCGCCATGACGCACGTGGCCGCCACAGTTCCCGAGCTCAATTCCGCATGCGACACCCACTATCCATGGCAGGCTGAGGATGTGGTCACCGAGCGGTTCACCTTCACCGACGGGGCAGTCACCGTCGGCGACGCTCCCGGCCTCGGCGTCGATCTCGACCGCGACGCCGTGGCCCGACTGCACGAACGCTGGAAGTCCCTGCCGCAGTGGCGCGATCGCGACGACGTCGCCGCCATGCGCCGGGCCGATCCGGCGTATCGGCCCCCGGACTCATCCAGATTCTGA
- a CDS encoding aldehyde dehydrogenase (NADP(+)) produces MEDTVIAETTHVDIDRIVAAAVRAGAALAESTPGDRVRWLNAAADAVEEAGAELVALAAAETHLPAQPRLRSELVRTVFQLRLFGRVLSDGEFLRATVDHADPAWPMGARPDIRRMVVPIGPVLVFAASNFPLTLSVAGHDTAAALAAGCPVVVKAHPGHPELSVRTRDILVRALTEAGAPEGIVDIVHGVDAGVTALRHPDIAAASFTGSEAGGRALFDIANARPRPIPFYGELGSVNPVIVTAGAVRARGAEIAAGYVGSFSLGAGQFCTKPGLLLLPAGHGLGETLRAAVESVPAQEMLNERIAGGYRAGVSRLREQPALTVLSAPAPDDPEFRPTLFTVRAADFVRAPEILGAECFGPESIIVEYRDGEELRAVLGVLEPGLTATLHAEESEADEVRALLPTLTRLAGRLVWNGWPTGITLSWAQQHGGPYPATTAPTFTSMGTAAVERFLRPVAWQGFPDAFLPPALREDNPWRLPRRVDGDR; encoded by the coding sequence GTGGAGGACACAGTGATTGCGGAAACGACGCACGTCGATATCGACCGAATCGTCGCCGCCGCCGTGCGGGCCGGGGCGGCGCTGGCCGAATCCACACCGGGGGACCGGGTGCGGTGGCTGAACGCGGCCGCGGACGCAGTGGAGGAGGCTGGCGCCGAACTGGTGGCGCTGGCCGCGGCCGAGACGCACCTGCCCGCGCAGCCGCGGCTGCGATCGGAGTTGGTGCGCACCGTTTTTCAGCTGCGGCTGTTCGGCCGGGTGCTGAGCGACGGCGAATTCCTGCGCGCCACCGTCGATCACGCGGATCCGGCGTGGCCGATGGGTGCGCGTCCCGATATTCGGCGCATGGTGGTGCCGATCGGGCCGGTGTTGGTGTTCGCGGCGAGCAATTTCCCGCTCACGCTCAGCGTCGCCGGGCACGACACCGCGGCGGCCCTGGCGGCGGGCTGCCCGGTGGTGGTGAAGGCGCATCCCGGGCATCCGGAGCTGTCCGTGCGCACCCGCGACATTCTGGTCCGGGCGCTGACGGAAGCCGGTGCGCCGGAAGGGATTGTCGACATCGTCCACGGGGTCGACGCGGGCGTGACCGCGCTGCGGCATCCGGATATCGCGGCGGCCTCGTTCACCGGATCCGAGGCCGGGGGGCGGGCGCTGTTCGACATCGCGAACGCCCGCCCGCGGCCGATTCCGTTCTACGGCGAGCTGGGCAGCGTGAATCCGGTGATCGTCACGGCGGGCGCGGTGCGGGCGCGCGGGGCCGAGATCGCGGCGGGCTATGTCGGGTCGTTCTCCCTGGGCGCGGGGCAGTTCTGCACCAAGCCCGGACTGCTGCTGCTGCCGGCGGGGCACGGGCTCGGCGAAACCCTGCGCGCGGCAGTCGAATCGGTGCCTGCACAGGAAATGCTCAACGAGCGCATCGCGGGCGGCTACCGCGCCGGGGTGTCGCGGCTGCGCGAACAGCCCGCCCTCACGGTGCTTTCCGCGCCCGCGCCGGACGACCCGGAGTTCCGGCCGACGCTGTTCACCGTGCGCGCCGCTGATTTCGTGCGGGCCCCGGAAATCCTCGGTGCGGAATGCTTCGGACCCGAGTCGATCATCGTCGAATACCGCGACGGCGAGGAACTGCGCGCGGTGCTCGGGGTGCTCGAACCCGGGCTGACCGCGACGCTGCACGCCGAGGAGTCCGAGGCCGACGAGGTGCGGGCACTGCTGCCGACGCTGACCCGGCTGGCCGGGCGGCTGGTCTGGAACGGGTGGCCCACCGGCATCACGCTGTCCTGGGCGCAGCAGCACGGCGGTCCCTACCCGGCGACCACCGCGCCGACGTTCACCTCCATGGGAACCGCTGCGGTGGAACGGTTCCTGCGGCCGGTGGCCTGGCAGGGTTTCCCCGACGCCTTCCTGCCGCCCGCGCTGCGGGAGGACAATCCGTGGCGGCTGCCGCGCCGGGTGGACGGAGATCGCTGA
- the kdgD gene encoding 5-dehydro-4-deoxyglucarate dehydratase, producing MSSMSAAELGPALSRGLLSFPVTHFDDDLAFDEAAYREHIGWLAEYDVAGLFAAGGTGEGFSLTSAELDRVVRAAVAETAGRVPVIASATAGTATAVEQARAAESAGAQGILLLPPYLIESGPDGLVEHVAAVCAATSLGVIFYSRANAACDDVTVARMADRCPNLVGFKDGVGNIETMTRIYARLGDRLTYIGGLPTAETFALPYTEMGVTTYSSAIFNFVPEFALEFYRAVRGRDRDAVYRLLRAFVLPYLEIRDRRPGYAVSIVKAGLRAVGRPSSRVRPPLTDLTGSELAELTALVKTIV from the coding sequence GTGTCATCGATGTCCGCCGCCGAGTTGGGACCGGCGCTGAGCCGGGGCCTGCTCTCGTTCCCGGTCACCCATTTCGACGACGATCTCGCCTTCGACGAGGCCGCCTACCGGGAGCACATCGGCTGGCTGGCCGAATACGACGTGGCCGGGTTGTTCGCGGCGGGCGGCACCGGCGAGGGCTTCTCGCTCACCTCCGCCGAGCTGGATCGGGTGGTGCGCGCCGCGGTCGCCGAGACCGCCGGGCGGGTGCCGGTGATCGCCTCCGCCACCGCGGGCACCGCGACCGCCGTCGAACAGGCGCGGGCCGCGGAATCGGCGGGGGCACAGGGGATTCTGCTGCTGCCGCCGTATCTGATCGAGTCCGGGCCGGACGGGCTGGTCGAGCATGTGGCGGCGGTGTGCGCGGCCACCTCGCTCGGGGTGATCTTCTACAGCCGCGCCAATGCCGCATGCGACGATGTGACGGTGGCCCGGATGGCCGACCGCTGCCCCAATCTCGTCGGATTCAAGGACGGGGTCGGCAATATCGAGACGATGACGCGCATCTATGCCCGGCTGGGCGACCGGCTCACCTATATCGGCGGGCTGCCGACCGCGGAGACGTTCGCGCTGCCCTATACCGAAATGGGTGTCACCACCTACTCTTCGGCGATCTTCAATTTCGTGCCGGAGTTCGCGCTCGAGTTCTACCGGGCCGTGCGCGGGCGCGACCGGGACGCGGTCTACCGGCTGCTGCGCGCTTTCGTCCTGCCCTACCTGGAGATTCGCGACCGCCGCCCCGGCTATGCGGTATCGATCGTCAAGGCGGGGCTGCGGGCGGTGGGGCGGCCGTCGAGCCGAGTCCGGCCGCCGCTCACCGATCTCACCGGGTCCGAGCTCGCCGAACTGACCGCCCTGGTGAAAACCATTGTCTGA